In Bacillus cereus ATCC 14579, a single window of DNA contains:
- a CDS encoding competence/damage-inducible protein A, with protein sequence MNAEIIAVGTELLLGQIANTNAQFLSEKLASIGINVYYHTVVGDNNKRLQKAIEAAEERADILIFTGGLGPTKDDLTKETIAASLDEELVYDEKALALISNYFKRTGREFTENNKKQALVLNGATVFANDHGMAPGMGVNKNRKSYILLPGPPKEMKPMYVSYVEPFLRNFTTGENIYSRVLRFFGIGESQLEVKVQDLIDGQTNPTIAPLANDGEVTLRLTAKHQNVSEAEKLIQHVEDLILERVGEFFYGYDQEFLHYKAIELLKRKGLTLACAESLTGGLFGNQVTENAGVSSVFKGGVICYHNDVKQYVLRVPEEVLHTDGAVSKECARYLAENVKDVLKADIGISFTGVAGPDASEQKEPGTVFVGLSIKDEPTVVFPLNLSGSRQQIRERTAKYGFYHLYKKLEEI encoded by the coding sequence ATGAATGCTGAGATTATTGCGGTTGGAACTGAATTATTACTTGGACAAATTGCAAATACAAATGCCCAGTTTTTATCTGAAAAGTTAGCTTCAATCGGAATTAACGTGTACTATCATACTGTTGTTGGTGATAATAATAAGCGATTGCAAAAGGCGATTGAAGCTGCGGAAGAACGTGCTGATATACTTATTTTTACAGGTGGATTAGGACCGACAAAAGATGATTTAACGAAAGAAACGATAGCTGCTAGTTTAGATGAAGAGCTTGTGTATGATGAAAAGGCATTAGCCTTAATAAGTAATTACTTTAAGCGTACAGGCCGTGAATTTACGGAGAATAATAAAAAGCAAGCGCTCGTTTTAAATGGAGCAACAGTATTTGCAAATGACCACGGTATGGCGCCGGGTATGGGGGTAAATAAGAACCGGAAAAGTTATATTTTATTACCAGGGCCGCCAAAAGAAATGAAACCAATGTATGTAAGTTACGTAGAGCCTTTTTTACGTAATTTTACAACAGGAGAAAACATTTATTCTCGTGTGCTTCGTTTCTTCGGCATTGGGGAGTCCCAATTAGAGGTGAAAGTTCAAGATTTAATTGATGGACAAACAAACCCAACAATTGCCCCGTTAGCAAATGATGGAGAAGTGACATTACGTTTAACCGCTAAGCATCAAAATGTTAGCGAAGCGGAGAAACTAATTCAACATGTGGAAGATTTGATTTTAGAAAGAGTAGGAGAATTTTTCTACGGATATGACCAAGAATTTTTGCATTATAAGGCAATCGAGTTATTGAAGAGAAAAGGGTTAACTTTAGCGTGTGCAGAAAGTTTAACAGGTGGTCTTTTTGGAAATCAAGTAACTGAAAACGCTGGTGTTTCTTCTGTGTTTAAAGGCGGTGTCATTTGTTATCATAATGATGTGAAGCAATATGTTTTACGTGTGCCTGAAGAAGTGTTGCATACTGATGGTGCAGTTAGTAAAGAATGTGCTCGTTATCTTGCTGAAAATGTTAAGGATGTACTAAAAGCGGATATTGGAATTAGTTTCACTGGGGTAGCAGGGCCAGATGCTTCAGAACAGAAAGAACCAGGAACAGTATTTGTTGGGCTTTCGATTAAGGATGAACCAACTGTAGTCTTTCCTCTTAATTTAAGCGGAAGTCGTCAACAAATTAGAGAACGAACAGCAAAATATGGATTTTATCATTTATATAAAAAGCTAGAAGAGATATAA
- the pgsA gene encoding CDP-diacylglycerol--glycerol-3-phosphate 3-phosphatidyltransferase, giving the protein MNLPNKITISRIFLIPIFMVIMLAPFDWGSYKIGDVDLPIQHLVGALIFIIASATDWIDGHYARKYNLVTNLGKFLDPLADKLLVSAALITLVEMQYVPAWIVIVIISREFAVTGLRLVLAGTGEVVAANQLGKIKTWTQIIAIAAYLLHDVPLNLIHIPVADIFIWIALIFTVISGWDYFWKNRAAFVNSK; this is encoded by the coding sequence GTGAATTTACCAAATAAAATTACAATATCTAGAATCTTCTTAATTCCAATTTTTATGGTAATTATGTTAGCACCCTTTGATTGGGGTTCATACAAAATTGGTGATGTTGATTTACCGATTCAACATTTAGTGGGGGCACTTATCTTTATCATTGCTTCAGCTACAGATTGGATTGATGGACATTACGCAAGAAAATATAATCTTGTAACGAATTTAGGGAAGTTTCTTGACCCGTTAGCTGATAAATTACTTGTTTCGGCAGCACTTATTACATTGGTAGAGATGCAATATGTACCGGCTTGGATTGTTATTGTAATTATCAGTCGTGAGTTTGCGGTAACTGGTTTACGTCTTGTACTTGCTGGAACAGGGGAAGTAGTTGCAGCAAACCAGCTAGGAAAAATTAAGACATGGACACAAATTATTGCGATTGCAGCATATTTATTACACGATGTACCTTTAAATTTAATCCATATTCCAGTTGCGGATATCTTCATATGGATTGCATTAATCTTTACTGTTATTTCAGGATGGGATTATTTCTGGAAAAATAGAGCTGCTTTTGTAAACTCAAAATAG
- a CDS encoding helix-turn-helix domain-containing protein yields the protein MTELGQKLKEAREAKGLSIDQLHEITKIQKRHLVAIEEGNYDVLPGAFYARAFIKQYADAVGLNGEELLVEHQSTIPQSEKREVPQVSTGQKTQETMQKSSSWPIADHMPKILVALLVIAVGVVIWFVFQALTGKDDEKVPSAQSEKIEVQKAKDSPLDTKKDEVKAEEPKKEEPKKEEPKKEEQPAQPTGQQEVKVVGTTGKVSTLEIHNNKTLELELSGKGASYVDVKDDAGNVILNATVQEGQIEKRDVSTLKEVRLNIGNATNVEVKLNGQVVAYPLDPEKELHQRLVIKNQGIEQPAQ from the coding sequence GTGACGGAATTGGGACAAAAGCTGAAAGAAGCAAGAGAAGCGAAAGGCTTGTCTATTGATCAGCTGCATGAGATTACAAAAATTCAAAAACGCCATTTAGTGGCAATTGAAGAAGGCAATTATGATGTATTGCCAGGAGCTTTTTATGCGCGTGCATTCATTAAACAATACGCAGATGCGGTTGGATTAAATGGAGAGGAACTGCTCGTAGAACATCAGAGTACGATACCACAATCTGAAAAGCGTGAAGTTCCACAAGTATCAACGGGACAAAAAACACAAGAAACAATGCAAAAATCTTCATCATGGCCAATTGCAGATCACATGCCGAAAATCTTAGTTGCGCTGTTAGTGATCGCAGTTGGAGTGGTAATCTGGTTTGTGTTTCAAGCGTTAACTGGAAAAGATGATGAAAAAGTTCCGAGTGCTCAAAGTGAGAAAATTGAAGTTCAAAAAGCGAAAGATTCTCCGTTAGATACGAAGAAAGATGAAGTGAAAGCGGAAGAGCCAAAAAAAGAGGAACCAAAGAAAGAAGAACCAAAGAAAGAGGAGCAACCAGCACAACCAACTGGACAGCAAGAAGTGAAAGTAGTTGGAACAACTGGAAAGGTATCTACTTTGGAAATTCATAATAATAAAACATTAGAACTGGAATTATCGGGTAAAGGTGCGAGTTATGTAGATGTTAAAGATGATGCTGGGAATGTGATTCTAAACGCTACAGTACAAGAGGGCCAAATAGAAAAACGTGATGTATCAACATTAAAAGAAGTGCGACTTAATATTGGAAATGCAACGAATGTTGAAGTTAAACTGAATGGCCAAGTGGTCGCTTATCCATTGGATCCAGAAAAAGAACTTCACCAAAGATTGGTGATAAAAAACCAAGGGATAGAGCAACCTGCACAATAA
- a CDS encoding DUF3388 domain-containing protein, whose translation MIEWYFEYEIHKNRPGLLGDVSSLIGMLGINIVTINGVDNARRGLLLMCDNQEQISRLESILNTMDNITVTKYRPPKLRDKLAVRHGRYIQRDADDKKTFRFVRDELGLLVDFMAEIMKKEGHKLIGIRGMPRVGKTESIVAASVCANKRWLFVSSTLIKQTVRSQLIEDEYSDDNIFILDGIVSTKRANERHWQLVREIMRLPATKVVEHPDVFVSQSEYTLDDFDYIIELRNDYDEEIQYNLVDEIEQGTQNNFSMFDF comes from the coding sequence ATGATTGAATGGTATTTTGAATATGAAATACATAAAAACCGACCTGGCTTGCTTGGTGACGTTTCTTCGTTAATCGGTATGCTCGGCATTAATATTGTCACAATTAATGGTGTAGATAATGCACGACGTGGGTTACTTCTTATGTGTGATAATCAAGAGCAAATCTCTAGACTTGAATCAATTTTAAATACGATGGATAACATAACGGTAACGAAATATCGTCCGCCCAAGCTAAGAGATAAGCTAGCGGTTAGACATGGTAGGTACATACAACGAGATGCAGATGATAAGAAAACATTTCGATTTGTGCGTGATGAATTAGGCCTACTTGTAGACTTTATGGCAGAAATTATGAAAAAAGAAGGCCATAAACTAATTGGGATACGCGGAATGCCTCGTGTCGGAAAAACAGAATCCATTGTTGCTGCAAGTGTTTGTGCAAATAAAAGGTGGTTATTTGTATCATCTACTCTTATTAAGCAAACTGTTCGTAGTCAATTAATTGAAGATGAGTATAGCGATGACAATATTTTCATCCTAGATGGAATTGTGTCAACGAAGCGTGCTAACGAAAGACATTGGCAGCTCGTTCGTGAAATTATGAGATTGCCTGCAACGAAAGTTGTGGAACATCCTGATGTATTTGTGAGTCAGTCAGAATACACATTGGATGATTTTGATTATATTATCGAGTTGCGTAACGATTATGATGAAGAAATTCAATATAATTTAGTAGATGAAATTGAGCAAGGTACGCAAAATAATTTCTCTATGTTTGACTTTTAA
- a CDS encoding DUF3243 domain-containing protein, whose amino-acid sequence MSVLDNFDQWKSFLGERLEQAQDKGLDGGAVSDMAFRVGDYLANEVEGRNDQEKLLAELWKVADEQEQHTIANLMVKFVQP is encoded by the coding sequence ATGTCAGTATTAGATAATTTTGATCAGTGGAAGAGCTTTTTAGGAGAACGTTTAGAGCAAGCGCAAGACAAAGGTTTAGATGGCGGTGCGGTATCAGATATGGCGTTTCGTGTTGGCGACTATCTTGCTAATGAAGTAGAAGGACGCAATGACCAAGAGAAATTATTAGCTGAGCTTTGGAAAGTTGCTGATGAACAGGAGCAACATACAATTGCAAATTTAATGGTTAAGTTCGTACAACCATAA
- the ymfI gene encoding elongation factor P 5-aminopentanone reductase, which produces MKKYALVTGGSGGIGSAISKQLIQDGYTVYVHYNNSEEKVLELQKAWGEVVPVQANLASSDGAEQLWGQIEHPIDVIVYAAGKSIFGLVTDVTNDELDYMVELQVKNVYKLLSMALPPMIGRRSGNIVIVSSIWGQIGASCEVLYSMVKGAQNSYVKALAKEVSLSGLRVNAVAPGAIETEMLSVFSEEDKMGIAEDIPLGRIGLPEEVAKTVSFLVSPGASYITGQIIGVNGGWHC; this is translated from the coding sequence ATGAAAAAGTATGCGTTAGTAACTGGAGGGAGCGGAGGAATTGGCTCTGCTATTTCGAAACAATTAATTCAAGATGGATATACAGTTTATGTTCATTACAATAACAGTGAAGAAAAGGTATTGGAATTGCAGAAGGCATGGGGAGAAGTTGTCCCTGTTCAAGCGAATTTAGCTTCTAGTGATGGAGCAGAGCAATTGTGGGGACAAATTGAACATCCTATTGATGTTATTGTATACGCAGCTGGGAAGAGTATTTTTGGACTAGTAACAGATGTAACAAACGATGAATTGGATTATATGGTAGAACTTCAAGTGAAGAACGTATATAAATTACTTTCTATGGCACTTCCGCCTATGATCGGGAGAAGAAGTGGTAATATTGTAATTGTTTCATCTATATGGGGACAAATAGGGGCTTCTTGTGAAGTGCTTTATTCAATGGTAAAAGGGGCACAAAATTCATATGTGAAAGCTTTAGCGAAAGAAGTTTCTTTAAGTGGATTACGTGTGAATGCAGTAGCACCAGGAGCAATTGAAACGGAAATGTTAAGTGTTTTTTCTGAAGAAGATAAAATGGGAATTGCAGAAGATATACCATTAGGTAGAATAGGATTACCAGAAGAAGTAGCGAAAACAGTTTCATTCCTCGTATCACCAGGAGCGTCTTACATAACTGGACAAATTATCGGAGTGAATGGCGGTTGGCACTGCTAA
- the yfmH gene encoding EF-P 5-aminopentanol modification-associated protein YfmH: MEKIVYEQLKETLYYEKLPNGLDVYVLPKQGFNKTFATFTTKYGSVDNTFVPLGKEEMIRVPDGIAHFLEHKLFEKEDHDAFQLFSKQGASANAFTSFTRTAYLFSCTSNVEQNLNTLLNFVQEPYFSEKTVEKEKGIIGQEIQMYQDNPDWRLYFGLIDSLFVKHPIKIDIAGTIESISKITKDLLYECYETFYHPSNMLLFVVGAIDPEKTMDLVRENQAKKDYKNQPEIVRSFEEEPNEVNEKKKIISMPVQTPKCLVGIKATNLKEKGQALLKQEIALTLLLDYLFGKSSVHYETLYNEGLIDDSFSYDYTEENNFGFAMVGGDTKQPDELANRLKDILLKTDYDQLDAAALERVKKKKIGGFLRSLNSPEYIANQFTRYAFNESSLFDALTVLEGLTVQDLQEVAKLLLSEDKMSICQVLPKK; encoded by the coding sequence ATGGAGAAAATTGTTTATGAGCAATTAAAAGAAACACTTTATTATGAAAAACTTCCTAATGGATTAGATGTATACGTTTTACCGAAACAAGGATTTAATAAAACATTTGCGACGTTTACGACGAAATATGGTTCTGTAGATAATACATTTGTACCATTAGGGAAAGAAGAAATGATTCGTGTGCCTGATGGAATTGCACATTTTCTTGAGCATAAATTATTTGAAAAAGAAGATCACGATGCTTTCCAATTGTTTAGTAAACAAGGAGCATCGGCAAATGCTTTTACATCCTTTACACGAACAGCTTACCTTTTTTCATGTACTTCAAACGTAGAACAAAATTTAAATACATTGCTAAACTTCGTGCAAGAGCCTTATTTCTCTGAAAAAACGGTTGAAAAAGAGAAGGGGATAATTGGGCAAGAAATTCAAATGTATCAAGATAACCCAGATTGGCGTTTGTACTTCGGGTTAATTGATAGCTTGTTTGTAAAACACCCAATTAAAATTGATATTGCAGGGACAATCGAATCTATTAGTAAAATTACGAAAGATTTATTGTATGAATGTTATGAAACATTTTATCATCCGAGCAATATGTTATTATTTGTTGTGGGTGCAATTGATCCAGAGAAAACAATGGATTTAGTACGTGAAAATCAAGCGAAAAAAGATTATAAAAACCAGCCAGAAATTGTGCGTTCATTTGAAGAAGAACCAAATGAGGTAAATGAAAAGAAAAAAATTATTTCAATGCCTGTGCAAACACCGAAATGTTTAGTTGGTATTAAAGCGACTAATTTAAAGGAAAAGGGGCAAGCGCTTTTAAAACAAGAAATTGCGCTTACGTTACTCTTAGATTATTTATTTGGGAAAAGTTCTGTTCATTACGAAACTTTATATAATGAAGGGCTTATTGATGATTCATTCTCGTATGACTATACAGAAGAAAATAACTTCGGTTTTGCAATGGTTGGCGGTGATACGAAACAACCTGATGAATTGGCAAATCGTTTAAAAGATATTTTATTAAAAACAGATTATGATCAATTAGATGCGGCGGCATTAGAACGAGTGAAGAAAAAGAAAATTGGTGGTTTTTTACGCTCGTTGAATTCACCAGAATATATTGCAAATCAATTTACACGATACGCGTTTAATGAATCTAGCCTATTTGACGCATTGACTGTATTAGAAGGACTAACCGTTCAAGACTTACAAGAAGTAGCGAAATTATTGTTATCAGAAGACAAAATGAGTATTTGTCAGGTGTTACCGAAAAAATAA
- the yfmF gene encoding EF-P 5-aminopentanol modification-associated protein YfmF: protein MKLMEQQLHELGGLRVHIIPTDKYKTNTFVFRFKAPLNEETVTERALLPYVLQSATEKLPSVIRLRQYLEELYGSSLAVDVSKKGEDHIISIYVDIANEVYLHDAPPLFEKALSMLSDIVLHPATEGNGFLSSIVESEKRALLQRIEATYDDKMRYANERLIEEMCKVEPYRLSANGKKESVMSITNESLYQYYQKVLAEDEMDLYIIGDISENAVDLVSKYFSISTRPVRERNVLLHRRNNEEKEVVEKQELKQSKLHIGYRTFVTYKDEDYFALQLFNGLFGGFSHSKLFVNVREKNSLAYYAASRFESHKGLLFVMSGIEAKNYEKAVEIIKEQMLAMQNGEFSEEEIHQTKSVIQNQILEAIDTPRGFVEMLYHGIISDRTRPVEEWLTGIESVTKEEIVKVAKNIELDTIYFLQGTEGE from the coding sequence ATGAAACTAATGGAACAACAACTACATGAGTTAGGTGGTTTGCGCGTACATATTATTCCGACTGATAAATATAAAACGAATACCTTTGTATTTCGTTTTAAAGCGCCTTTAAATGAGGAGACGGTGACAGAGCGTGCCCTATTGCCATACGTATTGCAAAGTGCGACAGAAAAATTACCTTCTGTAATTCGTCTTCGTCAATATTTAGAAGAATTATACGGATCTTCTTTAGCGGTAGATGTAAGTAAAAAAGGGGAAGACCATATTATCTCCATTTATGTAGACATTGCAAATGAAGTTTATTTACATGATGCACCACCGTTATTTGAAAAAGCGCTTTCTATGTTGTCAGATATTGTGTTACATCCAGCAACGGAGGGGAACGGTTTCCTATCTTCTATCGTAGAAAGTGAAAAAAGAGCACTGTTACAGAGAATTGAAGCTACTTATGATGATAAAATGCGTTATGCAAACGAGCGTTTAATTGAAGAAATGTGCAAAGTAGAACCGTATCGTTTAAGTGCAAATGGAAAAAAAGAGAGTGTTATGTCTATTACAAATGAAAGTTTGTATCAATATTATCAAAAGGTGTTAGCGGAAGATGAAATGGATCTATATATTATTGGTGATATTTCAGAAAACGCCGTTGATCTTGTAAGTAAGTATTTTTCTATTTCAACTCGTCCAGTGAGAGAAAGAAATGTACTCCTTCATAGACGAAATAATGAAGAAAAAGAAGTTGTTGAAAAACAAGAATTAAAACAAAGTAAATTACACATCGGTTATCGTACATTTGTCACATATAAAGATGAAGATTATTTTGCATTGCAATTGTTCAATGGATTGTTTGGTGGCTTTTCTCATTCGAAGTTATTCGTAAATGTGCGTGAAAAAAATAGTTTAGCGTACTATGCAGCATCGCGCTTTGAAAGTCATAAAGGTTTATTATTTGTTATGTCAGGAATCGAAGCGAAAAATTATGAAAAAGCAGTTGAGATTATTAAAGAACAAATGCTTGCGATGCAAAACGGAGAGTTTTCTGAAGAAGAAATACATCAAACAAAAAGTGTCATCCAAAATCAAATATTAGAGGCAATTGATACACCACGTGGCTTTGTAGAAATGCTATATCATGGTATTATTTCAGATCGTACACGTCCAGTTGAAGAATGGCTTACAGGTATAGAAAGTGTGACGAAAGAAGAAATTGTAAAAGTTGCTAAAAATATTGAACTAGATACAATTTACTTTTTACAAGGAACGGAGGGAGAGTAA
- a CDS encoding ABC transporter permease: MSFLDILAILVTGTLYTSAPIIFTALGGVFSERSGVVNIGLEGLMLFGAFIGVVTNLLMGDTWGTMTPWIALLFAAIGSGLFALLHAVASITFRADQVVSGVAINFLSLGLTVFAIKKIFDKGQTDFIQYRIEKIDIPGLSDIPVLGKIFFSNVPITSYIAIILAFVVWYVIYKTPFGLRLRAVGEHPMAADTMGINVYKMRYIGVCISGVFAGIGGAIFAMSISNNFSGATITGQGFLALAAMIFGKWNPLGALGAALFFGFAQSLSVTGGTIPVLDQIPSVLLTILPYIFTILALVGFVGRSEAPKALGTPYEKGKR, translated from the coding sequence ATGAGCTTTTTAGATATATTAGCCATTCTTGTGACGGGTACGTTATATACATCGGCACCTATCATTTTCACAGCACTAGGTGGTGTATTTAGTGAACGATCGGGTGTTGTAAATATCGGATTAGAAGGACTAATGCTATTTGGTGCATTTATTGGAGTCGTTACAAACTTATTAATGGGTGATACTTGGGGAACGATGACTCCGTGGATTGCGTTACTATTTGCGGCAATTGGTAGTGGATTATTTGCATTACTTCATGCGGTAGCTTCTATTACATTCCGAGCAGATCAAGTTGTAAGTGGTGTAGCCATTAACTTCTTATCTCTTGGTTTAACAGTATTTGCAATTAAGAAGATTTTTGATAAAGGGCAGACTGACTTTATTCAGTATCGTATTGAAAAGATTGATATTCCAGGCCTTTCGGATATTCCGGTTTTAGGGAAAATATTTTTCTCAAACGTACCAATAACGTCATATATTGCCATTATTTTAGCATTCGTTGTTTGGTATGTTATTTATAAAACACCGTTCGGTCTTCGTCTACGTGCTGTTGGTGAACACCCAATGGCAGCGGATACGATGGGGATTAACGTATATAAAATGCGCTATATTGGAGTCTGTATTTCAGGAGTGTTTGCTGGAATTGGTGGAGCGATTTTTGCAATGTCAATTTCTAATAACTTCTCAGGGGCAACTATTACAGGACAAGGTTTCTTAGCTTTAGCTGCTATGATTTTTGGAAAGTGGAATCCACTAGGCGCACTAGGTGCAGCTCTATTCTTTGGTTTTGCGCAATCTCTAAGTGTAACGGGCGGAACAATCCCTGTATTAGATCAAATTCCAAGTGTTTTATTAACGATATTACCATATATATTCACAATATTAGCGCTTGTTGGTTTTGTAGGTCGTTCTGAAGCTCCGAAAGCTTTAGGAACTCCTTATGAAAAAGGAAAACGATAA
- a CDS encoding ABC transporter ATP-binding protein — protein MEYVIEMNNITKVFPGIVANDDITLQVKQGEIHALLGENGAGKSTLMNVLFGLYQPEQGEIKIKGKPVKITNPNIANDLGIGMVHQHFMLVHNFTVTENIILGNEPKKKGKIAVEEAAKEIQKLSEQYGLSVDPYAKIQDISVGMQQRVEILKTLYRGAEILIFDEPTAVLTPQEIHELIQIMKKLVQEGKSIVLITHKLKEIMEVCDRCTIIRKGKGIGTVDVANTDENKLAELMVGRQVNFKTEKIDAKPKEEVLSIANLVVHDARQLPAVKGLDLTVRAGEIVGIAGIDGNGQSELIEAITGLRKVESGSIAIKGKEITNWLVRRITEEGIGHIPEDRHKHGLVLDFSVRDNIVLQTYYKNPFSKKGILNFSKITEKAKALIEQFDVRTPSEQTLARALSGGNQQKAIIAREVDRNPDLLIAAQPTRGLDVGAIEFIHKRLIEQRDKGKGVLLLSLELDEILNVSDRIAVIYEGEIVAIVDAKETNEQQLGLLMAGGTKKEQVGTNG, from the coding sequence ATGGAATACGTAATTGAGATGAATAACATTACGAAAGTATTCCCAGGCATTGTAGCGAATGATGATATTACGCTGCAAGTAAAGCAGGGTGAGATACATGCTTTACTTGGAGAAAATGGTGCAGGGAAATCCACATTGATGAATGTACTATTTGGTTTGTACCAACCAGAGCAGGGTGAAATTAAAATTAAAGGTAAACCTGTAAAAATCACAAATCCGAATATAGCAAATGACCTTGGTATTGGAATGGTCCATCAACACTTTATGCTTGTTCATAATTTTACAGTTACAGAGAATATTATTCTCGGAAATGAACCGAAGAAAAAAGGGAAAATTGCTGTTGAGGAAGCTGCTAAAGAAATTCAAAAACTGTCTGAACAATACGGTTTATCTGTAGATCCATATGCGAAAATACAGGATATTTCAGTTGGTATGCAGCAGCGTGTTGAGATTTTGAAAACTCTTTACCGCGGTGCAGAAATTTTAATATTTGATGAACCAACAGCTGTGTTAACACCGCAAGAAATTCATGAGCTAATTCAAATTATGAAAAAGCTTGTGCAAGAAGGAAAATCTATTGTTCTTATTACACATAAGTTGAAAGAAATTATGGAAGTTTGCGATCGTTGTACGATTATTCGTAAAGGAAAAGGGATTGGAACGGTTGACGTTGCAAATACGGATGAAAATAAACTTGCAGAATTAATGGTCGGACGTCAAGTGAATTTTAAAACAGAAAAAATAGACGCGAAGCCAAAAGAAGAGGTACTTTCAATTGCAAACCTTGTTGTTCACGATGCACGTCAACTACCTGCTGTAAAAGGCCTTGACTTAACTGTTCGTGCGGGGGAAATTGTTGGGATTGCAGGGATTGATGGAAACGGACAAAGTGAATTAATAGAAGCAATTACTGGTTTACGAAAAGTTGAGTCAGGTTCTATTGCAATTAAAGGAAAAGAAATAACAAATTGGCTTGTTAGAAGAATAACAGAAGAAGGAATTGGTCATATTCCAGAAGATCGTCATAAACACGGACTCGTTCTTGATTTTTCTGTTAGAGATAATATAGTTCTGCAAACGTATTATAAAAATCCATTTTCAAAGAAAGGGATTTTAAATTTCAGCAAAATTACAGAAAAAGCAAAGGCTCTTATTGAACAGTTTGATGTGCGTACACCTAGTGAGCAAACGTTAGCACGCGCTCTATCTGGGGGGAATCAACAAAAAGCAATTATTGCACGTGAAGTAGACCGAAATCCAGATTTATTAATTGCGGCACAGCCAACACGTGGTTTAGATGTAGGAGCAATTGAATTTATTCATAAGAGATTAATAGAGCAAAGGGATAAAGGAAAAGGTGTATTACTTTTATCATTAGAGTTAGATGAAATCTTAAATGTTAGCGATCGAATTGCTGTTATTTATGAAGGGGAAATTGTAGCAATAGTTGATGCGAAAGAAACGAATGAACAACAGCTTGGATTGTTAATGGCTGGAGGAACAAAGAAGGAGCAGGTGGGTACAAATGGCTAA